A section of the Pochonia chlamydosporia 170 chromosome 2, whole genome shotgun sequence genome encodes:
- a CDS encoding beta-glucosidase (similar to Pyrenophora tritici-repentis Pt-1C-BFP XP_001940405.1) translates to MSKFTVLWLALVATAVSPGLVPGVDAKAPRQSQCQPCSNGNDQEQQYTAGPFHYPTATSVRYATSVGKPTAPPPTYAPAPAEATSLVLPLEYTTWGKWNPWVPNFGQEGVNGRYGKNAWSKMWSLANLPNFPPKTSVFSTTVVPTPVPTSELVFPPKDHFGPSSDTGCCYTFPPNFMFGVAGAAAQIEGAIADQGRSPALPDVLGIIPSMANDYTTDEHYYYYKQDIERLAAMGVKYYSFSVSWTRILPFALPGTPVNKQGIDHYNDVINFVLEKGMVPVVTLMHFDPPVQMFSSLINNLDGLSFATGIFSQFAPTAGNSSLTGSIPRQGMGVDMKKLTDLAKLLGFGGLVELSGLGGNSSSSSIPHNVTFHDAFLNYAKVVMTHYADRVPLWVTVNEPQMFNYDSKAIDGILRAHASTYHFYKNELKGTGNITIKFANNYGVPRDPTSDADVYAADWFNSFAIGMFADPLFHGKDYPVSFKALYPNHTPLTPKDLEFMNGTVDILSFDYYSSTVVSSPVAGDKDSILACTKDASHPLRSSQCVKAEFVDKNGWSVGYRSQSYVRTTPTLLRSYLNYLYTNWRKPIALTEFGFPVFAEGEKELTDQLFDTPRTTYYLSYLSELLKAIWEDGVDVVGAFAWSFADNWEWGDYKAQFGLQTVNRTTQQRHYKKSFFDLVDFMKSRGAE, encoded by the coding sequence ATGTCTAAATTCACAGTCTTGTGGTTGGCCTTGGTAGCTACTGCTGTCTCTCCAGGCCTTGTCCCAGGTGTAGACGCCAAGGCACCACGGCAGAGCCAATGTCAACCTTGCAGCAACGGCAATGATCAGGAGCAACAATACACCGCAGGACCCTTTCATTACCCCACGGCCACCTCTGTTCGATACGCGACGTCTGTCGGCAAACCCAcggctccgccgccaacttaTGCCCCTGCTCCGGCCGAAGCAACCTCATTGGTTTTGCCGTTGGAATACACCACCTGGGGCAAATGGAATCCCTGGGTTCCTAACTTTGGACAGGAGGGCGTCAATGGTCGGTATGGCAAGAATGCTTGGTCCAAAATGTGGTCGCTGGCCAACCTGCCCAACTTTCCGCCCAAGACATCCGTCTTCAGCACCACAGTAGTGCCCACACCCGTCCCTACCAGCGAGCTCGTGTTTCCCCCCAAGGACCACTTTGGCCCTTCCTCTGATACAGGGTGTTGTTACACTTTCCCTCCCAATTTCATGTTTGGCGTCGCCGGCGCCGCTGCGCAGATTGAGGGTGCCATCGCCGACCAAGGCAGATCCCCGGCCTTGCCAGACGTGCTCGGCATTATCCCTTCTATGGCCAACGACTACACCACCGACGAGCACTACTATTATTACAAGCAAGATATTGAGCGTTTGGCTGCCATGGGAGTTAAGTACTATTCATTCAGCGTATCCTGGACGCGCATCCTGCCCTTTGCATTGCCGGGAACACCTGTCAACAAGCAAGGCATCGACCACTACAACGACGTAATCAACTTTGTCCTGGAAAAGGGAATGGTGCCCGTCGTCACGCTCATGCATTTTGACCCCCCCGTGCAAATGTTCAGCAgtctcatcaacaacttggaTGGACTAAGCTTTGCCACTGGTATATTTAGCCAGTTTGCGCCGACTGCAGGCAATAGTTCACTTACGGGCAGCATCCCCCGCCAGGGGATGGGTGTAgacatgaagaagctgacTGATCTTGCTAAGCTGCTCGGCTTTGGCGGTCTTGTCGAGCTCTCGGGGCTCGGTGGCAactcctcctcgtcctccatTCCTCACAACGTCACGTTCCATGACGCCTTTCTTAACTACGCCAAGGTTGTCATGACGCATTACGCAGACCGAGTCCCCCTCTGGGTCACCGTCAACGAGCCACAAATGTTCAACTATGACTCCAAGGCTATTGACGGTATCCTGCGTGCCCACGCCAGCACCTACCACTTCTACAAGAACGAGCTCAAGGGCACCggcaacatcaccatcaagtttgccaacaactacgGCGTGCCGCGTGATCCCACCAGCGACGCCGACGTCTATGCTGCCGACTGGTTCAACTcgtttgccattggcatgtTTGCTGATCCACTCTTCCACGGCAAGGATTATCCAGTATCGTTCAAGGCATTGTACCCCAATCACACCCCCCTGACGCCAAAGGACCTCGAGTTTATGAATGGCACCGTGGACATCCTGAGCTTCGACTACTATTCTTCGACGGTCGTCAGCAGTCCTGTTGCTGGCGATAAGGATAGCATCCTTGCCTGCACAAAGGATGCCTCGCACCCTCTACGATCCAGTCAGTGCGTCAAGGCTGAGTTTGTTGACAAGAATGGCTGGAGCGTCGGATATCGATCTCAATCCTATGTGCGCACGACGCCCACCCTTCTCCGCAGCTATCTCAACTACCTGTACACGAATTGGCGCAAGCCCATCGCCTTGACTGAGTTTGGATTCCCCGTCTTCGCTGAAGGCGAAAAGGAATTGACTGACCAATTATTCGACACACCCCGCACCACATACTACCTCTCTTACCTCTCTGAGCTTCTCAAAGCCATCTGGGAAGACGGCGTCGATGTCGTTGGGGCATTTGCTTGGTCCTTTGCAGACAACTGGGAGTGGGGAGACTATAAGGCACAGTTTGGTCTCCAGACCGTCAACCGCACTACCCAGCAGCGACACTACAAGAAGAGTTTCTTCGATCTCGTTGATTTCATGAAGTCTAGAGGTGCCGAGTAG
- a CDS encoding aminoglycoside phosphotransferase (similar to Metarhizium robertsii ARSEF 23 XP_007822439.1), with amino-acid sequence MAQPSQPAAEIILRTLHGEITYEEAADQETNVLPDLTYWRKMDDFGSYLLDHKKEIEDVVSRYLRLDDTEKCCLSPPPEWNYGSFNLCLPAFILNWKKRPGGRVMIRFPLPFKVGESDFPGNSDEKLRSEVATYAWIDKNCPEVPLPYLWGFAFAGGPSFSALDTAPFLSRLFEKLRRQILSLLGYAVPCQYMQLNSAYNLNVGHMVIDYIEPADAEMLSLTWETKRHDERARANLFRGLSRIMLALGKVPLQRIGSFTMDNQGVISLTNRPLRLQLHQLENEGIPTNISRSTTYTSIEPFLHDILACHDSRLRHQLNAANDEADCRAQMAVLSAFRTILPLFVRRDLRSGPFILTLTDMHASNIFVDTEWNIKYLIDLEWACSLPLEMLHPPSWLSDEPFERLSPLFDEFRQEFIDIFMQEEAVFFSALQHQRGPQVFTETMRQGWEAGNFFYFLALESVTGLYFIFQRRIRPRFDPSDHCLDEALSVYWGLNSEQFIASKVQQKQEYDEKLKQAFKCEDN; translated from the exons ATGGCACAACCTTCGCAGCCAGCAGCTGAGATAATCCTAAGAACATTGCACGGAGAGATTACATATGAGGAGGCTGCTGACCAGGAGACCAATGTCCTACCAGACCTGACATATTGGCGGAAGATGGACGACTTTGGTAGCTATCTCCTTGACCACAAAAAGGAGATTGAAGATGTCGTATCACGCTACCTACGTCTTGACGATACGGAGAAATGCTGTCTCTCACCTCCTCCGGAGTGGAACTATGGTAGCTTTAATCTGTGCTTGCCTGCTTTTATTCTCAACTGGAAAAAGCGCCCTGGGGGACGGGTAATGATTCGCTTTCCGCTCCCTTTTAAAGTCGGTGAATCGGACTTTCCGGGCAACTCTGATGAGAAGCTTCGTTCTGAAGTGGCTACCTATGCCTGGATTGACAAGAATTGTCCGGAGGTTCCTCTACCCTACCTTTGGGGGTTTGCATTCGCTGGTGGTCCTAGT TTTTCTGCGTTGGATACCGCTCCATTTCTCTCTCGACTTTTCGAAAAACTCCGACGCCAAATTTTGTCTCTGCTTGGTTACGCTGTTCCATGCCAGTATATGCAGTTGAATTCGGCCTATAACCTCAACGTAGGGCATATGGTCATTGATTATATTGAACCTGCTGATGCGGAAATGCTCTCTTTAACGTGGGAAACGAAACGACATGATGAGCGTGCAAGAGCCAATCTATTTCGTGGTCTTTCACGCATCATGCTCGCGCTCGGAAAAGTCCCATTGCAACGTATTGGGTCTTTTACTATGGACAACCAGGGAGTTATTAGTCTCACAAATCGACCGCTTAGGCTTCAGCTACATCAACTAGAGAACGAGGGAATCCCAACAAATATCAGTAGAAGTACCACCTATACCTCTATAGAACCATTCTTACACGACATTCTAGCTTGTCATGATAGTCGTTTACGTCATCAGCTCAACGCCGCCAATGATGAGGCTGATTGCAGAGCGCAAATGGCAGTTTTAAGCGCTTTCCGAACAATCCTTCCGCTTTTTGTACGCCGAGATTTACGCTCCGGACCATTCATCCTAACTCTGACCGATATGCATGCGAGCAATATCTTTGTTGATACGGAGTGGAACATCAAATATCTCATCGACCTAGAATGGGCTTGTTCACTGCCACTAGAAATGCTACATCCGCCATCGTGGTTGTCAGATGAACCTTTTGAGAGACTGTCCCCTCTGTTTGACGAGTTTCGTCAAGAGTTTATAGACATATTCATGCAAGAGGAGGCCGTTTTCTTTTCAGCATTACAACACCAAAGGGGACCACAGGTTTTCACGGAAACTATGAGACAAGGATGGGAAGCTGGAAATTTCTTCTACTTTCTTGCACTAGAGAGTGTTACTGGACTTTATTTCATCTTCCAACGTCGCATTCGACCTCGATTCGATCCATCTGATCATTGCCTCGATGAAGCTCTTTCTGTTTATTGGGGGCTGAACAGTGAGCAATTCATTGCCAGCAAGGTCCAACAAAAACAGGAATATGACGAGAAACTCAAGCAGGCGTTTAAGTGTGAGGATAACTGA
- a CDS encoding membrane transporter (predicted) (similar to Cordyceps militaris CM01 XP_006667191.1), translating to MASDEKPPSRFSRRVTFNQNLISGFVLFFTVGVYLAVLGLGAGGGKPSSQRVSDISNSSLYGIYAIFGFFTGAIMNKLGPRLTMTIGVAGYPIYVAGLFYYDRTGKEWFPILGGILLGLSAPMLWSTSGFIQWAYATEVEKGKYIAIQYFINQVGSVVGSLVAFVIIYNGQSTADGSPTSVYIAFLVLICLAFPLTIFGLVSPRTVRRADGTSIAVFHNLSIAEELHGVTKVLRDYRVLAMLPVIFSCELALGILPAINGRYFNLRTRAMNNVIFYLVQLPASVGCAVLTDRLPFGRRMRGYISVSVLGAFVFAGWIALLVWVSVSSTWASPPTGGVDWTSGDFGGLFVLYLLFGVIYGSHQQIGMWVMGTFTNEPTVLAIYGGLWKGVAAGGVAVQFGMAAANVSHRAQIAFALALQLVSIPILLVLVGRARETNYQSEADVIVPHYAENSKVDPQMVDNH from the exons ATGGCGTCCGACGAGAAACCTCCTTCGAGATTCTCTCGTCGGGTCACCTTCAATCAAAATCTCATCAGCGGCTTCGTTCTTTTCTTCACCGTTGGCGTGTACCTCGCAGTTCTCGGTCTAGGCGCCGGCGGCGGTAAACCTTCTTCACAGCGAGTGAGCGACATCTCCAATAGTTCACTCTATGGCATTTACGCCATATTCGGCTTCTTCACTGGCGCTATCATGAATAAACTTGGCCCGCGCCTAACTATGACAATTGGCGTTGCCGGCTACCCAATCTACGTCGCTGGCCTCTTCTACTACGACCGCACCGGCAAGGAGTGGTTTCCAATTCTCGGCGGCATCCTTCTAGGCCTGAGTGCGCCTATGCTATGGTCTACATCGGGTTTTATCCAATGGGCTTACGCAACTGAGGTCGAGAAGGGCAAGTATATTGCGATTCAGTACTTCATCAATCAGGTTGGCAGCGTGGTTGGTTCGCTGGTAGCTTTCGTCATCATTTACAACGGGCAATCAACGGCAGACGGTAGTCCGACGAGCGTGTACATTGCCTTTCTTGTTCTTATTTGCCTCGCCTTCCCATTGACCatctttggccttgtcagCCCCAGGACGGTTCGTCGCGCCGATGGTACTTCGATTGCCGTGTTCCACAACTTATCTATCGCTGAGGAGCTCCATGGTGTGACCAAGGTGCTAAGGGATTATCGAGTTCTTGCTATGCTCCCTGTCATCTTTAGCTGCGAGTTGGCTCTGGGAATCTTGCCTGCTATCAATGGACGGTACTTCAACTTGCGAACCAGAGCCATGAACAACGTCATCTTCTACCTTGTCCAGCTTCCAGCGTCTGTGGGATGCGCAGTTCTCACCGACAGACTCCCGTTCGGACGACGTATGCGTGGCTACATATCCGTGAGTGTTCTTGGTGCCTTTGTATTCGCTGGTTGGATCGCTCTGCTCGTTTGGGTGTCTGTGTCTTCGACGTGGGCATCACCGCCGACAGGTGGCGTCGATTGGACAAGTGGTGACTTTGGGGGACTTTTTGTCCTCTATCTCCTCTTTGGAGTTATTTACGGTTCGCATCAGCAGATTGGCATGTGGGTAATGGGCACTTTTACCAATGAGCCTACTGTATTGGCTATATATGGTGGGTTGTGGAAAGgagttgctgctggtggcgTTGCCGTGCAGTTTGGTATGGCTGCGGCAAACGTATCGCACCG AGCACAAATAGCCTTTGCGCTGGCGTTGCAGCTGGTCTCTATCCCCATCCTGCTTGTGCTCGTGGGAAGAGCCCGGGAGACAAACTACCAATCTGAAG CTGATGTTATTGTGCCGCATTACGCCGAGAATAGCAAAGTTGATCCTCAGATGGTTGATAACCACTAG
- a CDS encoding C6 transcription factor (similar to Metarhizium acridum CQMa 102 XP_007813784.1) produces MKQRRWHRRVFTGCANCRRRHVKCDEQTPVCANCTRLGQHCSFDLKFVFSKPPKPKAPQRRCRPAGERPDGDTIQSVLDYAIESYVDTTTDLTLDLHALEDQTQPEYQESHNSFGLERSQPTSSQLATISMPTLPELVQTSVASPLNSNQSRYYQHFLFTVSTYLIIWDTPSNSNPYRMLPSLVSSSGLLQNTMEALGAMHLSSLPQTQDRQVHRNEAINIYTNVVTNLREALSSQRAQPDLELLATCLLLCMFENMSATDASWKVHLLGAGQTLQRMYSPRTGLPYGCGSGGQAAEDMPSLRRFLVSLMSYLDIAASCATGEDPIIPGDYWETLGGGWEYNLGVPTFATVRRPVDRAMAQIRSSWSRIMSIQTDISKFAKAQRSGLEKRQREMIQGDLTYRIRNWHDSAPGVFLQLEYLDNIPSDATDEETEALTAAACVYCYALGCAVYLDRVANRRVGSAAFDMEIKATVDRMMTLIVNFSSGVNQLAMLWPLLTAGIATVDTHQQDLCRSWLGNMTGFGFKHVFRVLDTLEYAWRHMKRYGEVNYEVFDALISSNLVP; encoded by the exons ATGAAGCAGCGTAGATGGCATCGACGTGTCTTTACCGGCTGCGCCAACTGCCGTCGGAGGCACGTCAAATGCGATGAACAAACTCCCGTTTGTGCCAACTGCACGCGCCTTGGCCAACATTGTAGTTTCGACCTCAAGTTTGTGTTTAGCAAACCCCCAAAACCCAAAGCTCCTCAACGCCGGTGTCGACCCGCGGGTGAGCGACCGGACGGGGATACGATTCAGTCGGTGCTAGATTACGCGATTGAGTCGTACGTGGACACTACAACAGATTTAACCCTTGACCTTCATGCTCTAGAAGATCAAACTCAGCCTGAGTATCAAGAATCCCATAATTCTTTCGGGCTGGAACGCAGTCAGCCTACATCTAGCCAACTTGCTACCATATCGATGCCGACTCTCCCAGAACTCGTTCAAACTTCCGTGGCAAGCCCgctcaactccaaccaaaGTCGCTATTATCAGCATTTCCTCTTCACGGTGTCCACATACCTCATCATCTGGGACACTCCCTCCAACTCTAATCCATATCGCATGCTGCCCAGCTTGGTGAGCAGCTCTGGTCTGCTCCAAAATACAATGGAAGCTCTCGGAGCCATGCATCTGTCCAGCCTACCGCAGACACAAGATCGCCAAGTTCACCGGAACGAGGCTATAAACATCTACACCAATGTTGTTACGAATCTTCGCGAAGCCCTATCTTCACAACGAGCACAGCCCGATCTCGAGCTCCTCGCCACctgtcttcttctctgcatGTTTGAGAACATGTCAGCCACTGACGCCTCCTGGAAggtccatcttctcggcgCTGGACAGACCCTGCAAAGAATGTACAGTCCGCGAACCGGCCTCCCTTACGGTTGCGGATCGGGTGGCCAGGCTGCCGAGGATATGCCCTCCTTACGGCGCTTTCTAGTGTCGTTAATGTCATATCTTGATATTGCTGCCTCCTGCGCGACTGGAGAGGATCCCATCATACCGGGTGACTACTGGGAGACATTAGGCGGCGGGTGGGAGTACAACCTGGGCGTTCCAACTTTTGCCACCGTTCGTCGTCCCGTGGATCGAGCTATGGCCCAAATTCGCAGCTCATGGTCCAGAATCATGTCTATTCAAACTGATATTAGCAAGTTTGCCAAGGCACAGCGGTCCGGGCTTGAGAAGAGGCAGCGAGAAATGATCCAAGGCGACCTTACGTACCGTATCAGAAACTGGCATGATAGTGCCCCTGGCGTCTTTCTGCAACTTGAGTATCTGGACAACATCCCGAGTGATGCCACGGACGAAGAAACCGAGGCTCTTACTGCCGCGGCTTGCGTATACTGCTATGCACTTGGATGTGCTGTGTATCTTGACAGGGTCGCGAATAGGAGAGTCGGCAGTGCTGCTTTTGATATGGAAATAAAAGCCACTGTTGACCGCATGATGACTCTTATAGTCAACTTCTCTAGCGGAGTCAACCAGTTGGCCATGCTGTGGCCTCTTCTGACTGCTGGTATTGCCACGGTTGATACACATCAACAGGATCTTTGTCGCAGTTGGTTGGGGAATATGACAGGCTTTGGTTTCAAG CATGTTTTCCGAGTATTGGATACTTTGGAATATGCTTGGCGGCACATGAAACGTTATGGAGAAGTAAATTACGAAGTGTTTGATGCACTGATATCATCTAATCTGGTTCCCTGA
- a CDS encoding urea amidolyase (similar to Neosartorya fischeri NRRL 181 XP_001264206.1): protein MAKISARRLLIANRGEIANRILRTARRLGYFVISIYVAIDASSPHVADADLSIPVSSYTNIEEIVRLIEQHNVHFVIPGYGFLSENDKFAGAVEDAGAVFVGPSPEHIVTFGIKDRARDLAASIGVPTCPGSGIIESEDEAAVAAKKIGYPVMLKATAGGGGMGLKICENESEVRASFSNVVSRGKALFSNPGVFLEKYFPVSRHIEVQVFGDGREDCVILGERECSIQRRHQKVIEESPSPFVEKRPDLRARLFEVSRLLTSKIKYRSAGTIEYLVDDATGQFFFLEMNTRLQVEHGITELRFGIDLVEMMLKQAERPLDLGDFKLLTPTGSAIEARLYAENPLKNHMPSPGQLQYVKFGSTPGSRVDTWVQTGTNVSLSFDPLLAKVMVHGTGRADTVLKLAQLLDDTSLQGIVTNKDYLRRILDTNWFTEGRTTTNVLDSFQYKPHVMEINSPGSYTTIQDFPARIGIGFGIPEGGPMDSLHARLANCVVGNEPGCELLEITFTGPTIRFHQMAIIALAGSAVEAQIDGAPVPMYSRVQVSAGATLTMGRISDGCRVYLAVRGGFPGIPNYLGSKSTSPVVEVGGLQGRPLVEGDMLDIASVTADDFEPFTLPKSLIPVWDPAVVYCLSGPHDSPDIMTPAGVEAIYSNEWTISHQASRIGVRLHGPQPQWARQTGGEGGSHPSNYLDYPYSIGAINWTGDSSVIFPIDGPSLGGFITSQVIPRAELFKIGQLKPGDKFHFVPISIQAAMGLLQRQAEYLEGVARLASGTSTTVKPLILDLPPDSVAKSSSSAIIGTWNGITIRQAGDSSILVELSQSLQLETRCKVQAIAEALDAAAMDGVILTTPIGCSLMVQYDYFKISQAKLVDNVLRIVQQKGPEATKLSSRHIRLPMVFDDKVNKAAIERYMATQRPYATYLPDPVEFIARSNGLQSKQEILDKVLSTRILVVGVGFWSGTPIGIPLDPRARLMVPKFNPSRTFSPAGGLGIGGCFFSCDPIDAPGGYVNFGRTLPGWDKFCVNKNFGDRPWLFDNFDQLSFYVVDEEEFERIYSRFQAGKYDFDITHTEFDVDEYSEFCRSIEHETAVFKAKQEAATAIETEREKQLLAQWQAEQDVEKDTVPSLDNIDDSLKVQAPMHASIYKMKVKKGDRISEGDILVILEAMKMEVNVATTTAQAGLVVQSVVVGPGDIVKPGDTIMVLSDSEQE, encoded by the exons ATGGCTAAGATCTCAGCGCGGCGGCTTCTCATCGCTAATCGCGGTGAGATTGCTAACCGCATTCTAAGAACAGCTCGTCGGCTGGGCTATTTCGTAATCTCAATATACGTCGCCATCGATGCATCCAGTCCTCATGTCGCTGATGCGGACCTTTCAATCCCGGTTTCCTCCTATACCAATATCGAGGAGATCGTTAGGCTGATAGAGCAGCACAACGTCCATTTTGTCATTCCCGGATACGGCTTCTTATCTGAGAATGACAAGTTTGCAGGTGCTGTTGAAGATGCAGGAGCTGTTTTTGTCGGTCCTTCGCCGGAGCATATTGTCACATTTGGTATCAAGGATCGTGCGAGGGACTTGGCTGCAAGCATTGGTGTTCCCACGTGTCCAGGCTCTGGGATCATTGAATcagaggatgaggcggcggTTGCTGCCAAGAAAATAGGGTATCCT GTGATGCTCAAGGCCACCGCAGGAGGTGGAGGAATG GGCTTGAAGATATGCGAGAACGAGAGTGAAGTACGCGCCTCGTTTAGCAACGTTGTCAGTCGGGGTAAAGCTCTGTTCTCAAACCCAGGAGTCTTCTTGGAGAAGTACTTCCCCGTGTCTCGGCACATAGAGGTGCAAGTCTTCGGTGATGGTAGGGAAGACTGTGTGATCCTCGGTGAGCGAGAGTGCTCTATCCAGAGAAGACATCAAAAAGTAATTGAAGAGTCGCCCAGCCCGTTTGTCGAGAAACGGCCAGATTTGAGAGCGCGTTTGTTTGAAGTTTCCCGACTCCTTACCAGCAAGATCAAGTATAGATCAGCGGGGACAATAGAGTACCTTGTCGATGATGCTACCGGCCagtttttcttcttggaaatgaACACGCGCTTGCAGGTTGAGCATGGTATAACAGAGTTGCGATTTGGCATAGATTTGGTGGAGATGATGCTCAAGCAAGCCGAACGACCGTTGGATTTGGGTGACTTCAAACTACTAACACCAACTGGTTCCGCTATTGAAGCTCGTTTGTACGCCGAGAATCCCCTCAAAAATCACATGCCAAGTCCAGGGCAGCTCCAGTACGTCAAATTTGGCAGCACGCCAGGGAGTAGAGTCGACACATGGGTTCAGACGGGCACCAACGTTTCTCTGTCCTTCGATCCGCTGCTGGCGAAGGTCATGGTTCATGGAACCGGTAGGGCTGATACCGTCCTCAAGTTGGCGCAACTCCTGGACGATACAAGCTTGCAGGGAATTGTAACCAACAAGGACTACCTGCGCCGAATCTTGGACACAAATTGGTTCACCGAGGGAAGAACCACGACCAATGTTCTCGACAGCTTCCAATACAAGCCACATGTCATGGAGATAAATTCCCCAGGCTCCTATACCACCATTCAAGATTTCCCTGCAAGGATTGGTATCGGGTTCGGAATTCCTGAAGGCGGTCCCATGGACTCGCTACACGCTCGACTCGCAAACTGCGTGGTTGGAAATGAACCAGGCTGTGAGCTCCTCGAAATAACATTCACAGGTCCTACGATCAGGTTTCATCAAATGGCTATTATCGCACTGGCTGGCTCTGCTGTTGAAGCACAGATTGACGGCGCGCCCGTACCAATGTACTCGCGAGTGCAAGTCTCCGCTGGGGCCACGTTGACAATGGGACGTATCTCTGATGGATGTCGAGTGTATCTTGCTGTGCGTGGAGGTTTCCCTGGTATTCCAAACTACCTTGGCTCTAAGTCGACGAGCCCAGTGGTTGAAGTCGGGGGATTGCAGGGCCGTCCTCTTGTCGAGGGCGACATGTTAGATATTGCAAGTGTTACAGCTGATGATTTTGAACCTTTCACCCTCCCCAAGTCACTTATTCCAGTTTGGGACCCAGCTGTTGTATACTGTCTTTCTGGACCTCATGATTCCCCTGACATCATGACTCCGGCCggtgttgaagccatctATTCGAATGAGTGGACTATATCACACCAGGCCTCACGTATTGGTGTGCGTCTCCATGGACCACAACCGCAATGGGCGCGTCAGACGGGTGGTGAAGGGGGTTCACATCCAAGCAACTACCTGGATTATCCGTACTCGATAGGGGCAATTAACTGGACTGGAGACTCGTCCGTTATTTTCCCCATCGATGGCCCATCGCTGGGTGGCTTCATCACTTCGCAGGTTATTCCGAGGGCTGAGCTCTTCAAAATTGGTCAACTGAAACCTGGAGACAAATTCCACTTCGTCCCTATCTCGATTCAAGCGGCGATGGGGCTGCTTCAAAGGCAAGCAGAATATCTTGAAGGAGTGGCACGACTTGCTTCAGGAACATCAACAACTGTGAAGCCGCTCATCCTCGATCTGCCGCCAGACTCAGTTGCGAaatcgtcatcgtcggcgaTCATAGGCACATGGAACGGAATCACAATCCGTCAAGCAGGCGACTCGAGCATTCTGGTAGAGCTATCACAATCCCTTCAGCTAGAAACTCGTTGTAAAGTGCAGGCTATTGCAGAGGCACTCGACGCGGCTGCCATGGACGGAGTGATCCTGACGACACCCATCGGATGTA GTCTAATGGTTCAATATGACTATTTCAAAATCTCGCAGGCTAAGCTCGTTGACAACGTACTGCGAATTGTGCAGCAAAAGGGACCAGAAGCGACGAAACTATCCAGTCGTCACATCCGACTACCGATGGTTTTTGATGACAAAGTAAACAAGGCAGCTATCGAACGATACATGGCGACGCAACGACCGTATGCTACGTATCTTCCTGACCCTGTAGAGTTTATCGCGCGGTCCAATGGCCTTCAATCTAAACAGGAGATACTTGACAAAGTTCTTAGCACAAGGATCTTAGTTGTTGGCGTCGGTTTCTGGAGCGGTACACCCATTGGCATCCCACTGGACCCTCGGGCTCGGCTCATGGTACCCAAGTTCAATCCATCAAGGACGTTTTCGCCAGCCGGTGGCTTGGGAATAGGTGGCTGTTTCTTTTCCTGTGATCCTATC GACGCTCCCGGTGGCTACGTAAACTTTGGTCGCACTCTTCCCGGCTGGGACAAGTTCTGCGTGAATAAGAATTTCGGTGACAGGCCATGGCTTTTCGACAATTTTGACCAGCTGAGCTTCTAtgttgttgacgaggaggaatTTGAGCGAATTTATAGCCGCTTCCAGGCCGGCAAATATGACTTTGACATTACTCATACAGAGTTTGATGTCGATGAGTATTCTGAGTTTTGCAGGAGCATTGAGCATGAGACGGCCGTGTTCAAGGCGAAGCAGGAGGCGGCGACTGCCATCGAGACAGAACG GGAGAAACAACTCCTGGCTCAGTGGCAGGCGGAGCAAGATGTCGAAAAAGATACTGTCCCTTCTCTGGACAATATTG ACGATTCCTTGAAGGTTCAAGCACCGATGCATGCCAGCATATACAAGATGAAAGTGAAGAAAGGAGACAGAATATCCGAAGGCGACATTTTGGTCATTCTGGAGGCAATGAAGATGGAGGTCAATGTGGCAACGACAACTGCCCAAGCAGGTCTTGTTGTGCAGAGTGTTGTCGTTGGACCAGGGGACATTGTAAAACCAGGAGATACCATCATGGTGCTGTCAGACTCAGAACAAGAGTGA